TTGTCATAGCCGTTCTTCTCTTACtgattttttcaactttcaattctcTTCCCTTTCCTCACTCAACCTGATTCAAGCAGGCTCCTTAGGATTGTCGCTTTAACAGACTTTTCATTATTAAACGATTAGCTCATtaaattaagaatttcaaattCTGTCCAGATAAAGCACCAATTGGTATGAAACATTTGCTGTCTAGCTTGAATTGAgtgttacaacaacaacatacccggtgTTATCCCActggtggggtctggggagggcgGAGAGTGTATGCACACCTTACTCCTACCTCGTcaagatagagaggttgtttttgACAGACCCTCAGATTAGGTAAAAAAGTATTTTCAAAGCAGTTTGAAAAAGGGATACAGAAAATGCAAGCAGCAACAACAGCAAAATAATGCGAAACGGAAAGCAGTACATagcctttagaagaaagaacaataacaacaatgaaataatgCGATAATTGGAGATGTGCAGTAGGAGTTGTTTAGAAAACTGACCTGAGCAGGTATTCTAGCAGCAACAGTGAAGATGAAATTGGAGAGATTCCCAGAGATGGCACCAGACAAGATTGTAAGAGGGTTGTAGGCCCCACCTTCGGTAGCTTTGCTCAAGAAGGCAAAGAAGAACATATTGATGACAGAAATTGCATGTTTGAGGATTTCACCTTTGAGATCATGAGCTCCATAACCCAAGATTGAATGAACAAACATCTTGATAAGGACACTTGACCAAACCCACATCAAAGACATGATGAAATCTGAAACCACAAGCCTCCTCCTGCTAATTACCCCCATTTTTGATCGATCCTCAAGGGTGAAGGAGCACACAGGGGGTTTGGGGGAGTTGAAAACTGAGGCTATGTGGCTGTGGTGGCAGATGTTTTAGTTTCTTGGAAGATTTAAGTTGTGGTGACAAAAAAGTGTGATAATTAGAAATGCTGAAAACTTGTCTTAAAAATGTGATTAACTTAAATTGgactaaattataatttttaaaacttataatcttttacaaaatacacaaaagttcatacacattatacaaaaacttTCTTCCAACCCAcacacattatacaaaaactcCATCCAACCCACTTCCCCCACGATCCCAACTACTTGTTCatcttatttcaaaaaaaaaaaaattccttttcagcaattctctctctctctctccgttcTACAAAATCGGTGACACCCGTTGTTGCGCTTCATTCCTCTCTCTCCATTCATTTCTTTTATGCATAGGCCGCCGGCcgctttttctctctctctccattgcTGTTGCTTCTCTATTCATTCTcaggtaaacttttttttttttttttcacttggttcaaaagttagggttttgaaatcagagtgtgaaaatgatgattttggttagagaagatgaagaagagcatgggtttttcttgaatgttgtttgttttattGTAGTTTCGTGTATTTGTTGCACTTATTGGGGTTTGTGAGTTTGTAAATAGTGGTTGTGGttgtgaaattatgatttttggtgttgtttttattcttcttctccttgttgTTTCGAAAAAAAAGGCTTGcaattttgttgatgttttccAACAACTGAGGTTACTGTTGTAAAGAAATTCAGCACTTGTTTGACAGTTGCAAACATCCGCTGAGGTTGCATGgttttggtgtattttgtttaagttgtgagtgagatttgtgatggttgtgtgtttgtagtgaaatatagATGTTTTGTAGTTAAATTCAAATGTTTTTgccgttgttgttgttgttgttgcggCAAATTCGGCACTTGTTTAGGAAACAGGAGGTTGATGgttaaaaaaaatcctatttggtgtattttgtttaagttgTGAAAAGATTTGTGATGGTTGTGTATTTGTAGTGAAATGTAGATGTTTTGTAGTTAAATTAGatgttttttctttgttgtgttCATGCtatggtttaggaaaagttttgattttatccAATGTATTTCTTggataaaatcaaaacaattgTTGAAGTTGTTAAAAATCGAAAGCGGATTGTTGTAGCATATTAACAAGTTGTTGTAAAAATCAAAACGCTTGCTAAGGATTTGCCTCGTTTTTCTATTTCAACGTATTAAGATTCTTCGCAACAAGtaataagttgttgcaacatattcttAATATTGCAAGCAACAATtgattacttgttgcaacatattccttttccttttttactttGAATGTTGCACTAAccaattaaaactttttttctaTCTTCCGTGTGTAGATAAAATGGCTCgattaaaagaaaaggagagaaaccAACCGAGGGAGAAAGTAGTAAAAGAGCTAAGGTGCAAACACCATTAGATAAACTTGTCGAGTTTGCTTTATTTGTCAATCAACATATGAGGAAAGAGTTAGTGAAACGGGGCTTCGAGAAGAGAGGAAACCCACGAAACCTCTGTTGGGCATGAAGAAGAAAGTGGtaaaaatgaacaaagtgaagaaactagagaagaaagtgaaaaagatgatgaaaaatctgctgaaggagatgaagaaaatgaagaaaatgctgaaggagatgaagaagaagtaggtgaagaagaaggagatgaagggGATGAAGGAGCTGAAGGGGATGAAGGAGGTGAAGAAGATGCAGAAACTGAAAatgataatgaagaagaagaatcaacAGATCAGACCTTGGCCGAGTTAAGAAAAGGAAACATAATATGGATGCTAATCTTGTTGAGTCTTCTAGTATTGCCACGGATCCCATTGACCTTCGATTGAGGAGGTCGTCAAGAGTTTCAGCATTGAAAAGTACGGCGTGACGATGCGCTgaatggaaataaggatttgtcCGGTGATTTTGTGGTTAGATCAACCATGGGCAAGGGCTTTGACACTTTCGTGGGCATTCTCCCAAGCAACGGGGTTGGAGAATTTCTTTAGGGCTGTTTGCTTTGGGCCCTATTTAGATTTACTGAAGATACGGTGCTCGATTTCAAATGACAATGGTTTTTGAGCTTTTGAAGCGTAAGATTATTTGTGATAGAAAGGATGAGATTTGGATCATTAATCGTGGCATGCCGGCTTGCTTTGGCATGAAGGAGTTTGCCATAGTTCTACTGATTGAGATGTTATCCTTGCGAGCCTCTTCCTACCGTTGTATTAACAAAAGCCGCCCCGGACACCCAAGGCAGCCAAGAAAGCAAAGGGTTCCAAAAGCTAAGAATGATGTCTCTTTGGTAAACTTAGTGGGAAAGAGCTACACTCAAAAGAAATTGTTGCAAGATTTGGAGTCCAAAACATTTCTCAAAAAAGCACAAGGAGGCACCGTGCTTAGTTTGGTTGTGCGTAGTGTTCTTTGGGCAAGAGACGTAAACTACAACATACCGCTTGGATTGATTAAACTTGCTGAGGACTATGATGCCTTCAACAACTATGCCAGGGTTTTCAAAGCTTTAGCTTGATCGTTGAATATTTGATGAAGCATTTGAAGCCAACGGGGAAGACACAAAACCTATATGGCTTCCCTTGGGCTTTCATGgtaaattttcttcaatgttttaccttttttttttttttttaattatttcaatCACTATTTTAAgccattatttctttttttctaggcTTGGGCATTTGAAGCCATTCCTCACCTCAGGCATCAAGTCAAGGAATACTCCGAAGAAGTTACCTATCCAAGAATTCTTAGATGGCTCACTGCCAGGAACAACACAAAATTGAGTGTTGACCTTTTCAACCCCCCTAAGGAAGCTGTAAGCATTAGAGCACAACAGATGACTAGGCGTTGCAATGCCTTATAATCTGCCGCAACAACACACGTAAAtccgttgcaacaagttacctatCTCATTGGAAAATGTCCACCGTGATAATTAACCTGTTCGCAACAAGTTACCCAACGGATAAATCTGTTATAACATACGCAACTAATTTTTTACAACAGATGAGTAACCTgctgcaacaagttacccatccGTCGGAACATGTCAACAGATAATTAACtccgttgcaacaagttacccgATGATGAAAGTTATAACATGAAACTAGTTTACAACGGATGAAAATTTtcgcaacaagttacccatccGTCGGACAATGTCCACGATAATTAACTTTGTTAACAAGTTACCCAACAGATGAATCTGTTATAACATGCAACTAGTTTTTTACAACAGATGAGTAACCTgctgcaacaagttacccatctgTTGGAAAATATCCAACAGATGATCAACCTgctgcaacaagttacccatctgTTGGAAAATTTTCAACAGATAAGATACCTGCTGCAACAAGTTACCTATttgttggacattgtccaacagATGTGTAACCTTTTGCAACAACctgataatttattttaaataggaTTTGTTTTTTATGATTTAGCACCATTATGATATATCTACTTTCTTGTTGCAGGTTGTGAACCCATGGCTTGTCCCAACAATAAGAGAGTTGGAGATGCCATGCCTTGTCACCTTTTTGCCCAAAGAATCAGGCTCGATGTATTGATTGATGGGTTCAAAGGGGAATTAGCTGAGTGACCATCACTAGGGTTGATGATGTTGTAGCTGGTGGTGGTGgtcatgttgttgttgctgctggtGGTGATGTTCTTTGTTGGTGGTGCCGATCTTAACATTGGTGGTGGTGTTCGATTttcgttgatgttgttggtggtggtggtggtggtggactTGGCGATGATGTCCCAAGTTTGGGTGGGAAAAATTAAGATGGTGATGATGCTAATATTGGTGGATTTACTCCGGTTCGGATTGAGTGATTTTTCCGGATTTGGTGGTAATTTTAGTGGTGGTGGATTGAGTGGTAGAAGATTTGCGATGTTGGTGCCGGTACTTCTAAGGTGCCCTGTGCTTGTGAGTGCACCACTTGCAAGGACAAAATGGATAATTTGATTAGAAAGGTGGAGGAATTGGTGCAGCTCGAAGCCACAAACACTTCTATGCGGAGGTTGATATCCAAGAGGGTATCAATCCATCAAAGAATCTTTCCTCACCTTATACTCCCGTTCATGTTCGGAGGAGGGGCAAAGCAATTGCCAAGGCACTTGCATCGCTAGATCAAGAAGACCTCGTTGCTACTCCCAAGAAGTCAATTGAGACTCCTTCTTGATGTTGGGCCAAAAAAGTGCTAAGAATTATGGATATTTTCAAGCTGTTCGTACAtgcccaaagaaagaaaaaaaggttgaGACCGCAATCAAGTCCAAAAAGAGTGGGAGAACCATGTACTCAATGCATGAATTTGGAGCGACGGACTTCAAGGCTATGACAAGCATGAAAATTTGGTGGGAGGATTGGGTAAGTTTCAACACTTGTATATATCTATCTAATTTAGtatgttgttgcaacaagtagataatctATTGCAGCAAGTTAACTGGCTGTTGCAACAGttcctttattttgttgaatcCGTCGCACCAAGTtaactagttgttgcaacaagtagataatACGTTGAATGTTGCACTAAGTAACTAACTGTTTTACTACTTTTACTTTAGTATGTAGATGAAGTCCCGTTCTAATGCGTATGAGGCAAATCAATTTCCCGAGTACTATGATTCCACCGACATAATCCTCGGGACCTCAACTTTTACAACAACATGTCCAAGAGGTACGCAGAATTGACAAAAGAGAGTACGCTTCCAAATGCCGTGCCTCGAAGGTTAGACTTTGAATTCAAGTGGGATGATGATATGGTCGACTATTGTGGGGGTGTCGGACCACCGGGAGGCTGCTCATGGGCTGGTGCAAAGAGGGTTTTAACAGTGATGAATATTAATGTCACACATTTTGTCACTCTCGAGTTCATGATTGAAGAGGGAGTGGTAAATGTGTATGACTGCAACGTTCCTGTCTATGAAGAATCtgatttcttttgtttcatGGAGCCGTGATGGAATTGTGGCCCAAGTTATTGCAACAGAGTGGAATGTTCGCACACTTGCTGCGCAAAGTTACTCAATGAATCGTGGGAATTCAATAGGCTACGAGAATCCGCCCCCAATGTCACTAGTAAGGCATGTGGTTCGTGGTCAATTGCTTTTATAGAGGCTTTGCTTACGGCACAACCGTGACAAACCCGAAAGTCTAATCCGACAATACGTAGGGAGGATGCAATGGAGATGGGCATTAGGTATCATTGAAAAGGTGTTGGAGCCCTAGAGATGGGTTTATAAACGGGCCCATTGATTTTGCGTTTATTGGAGCCAAAACGTGGCCGTTGAACaatttaagtatatattaggagttttttttatgacattatgtaatttaagtatatattaggtgttcaaaaagattttctaagacatttttattaagtatatattaggCGTTCATTATTTAAGTTGTGTTCAATATATTATGTTCAAGTGGTTTTAGTTTTAAACAAGTCACAAAATCTAACAgctgttgaagaagttgcaacaactgaCCCATCTGTTGCAACATGTTTTTAATATGTTGCAATggatgagtaagttgttgcaacaagttgttaatctgttgcaacagatggtTCAACAAGTTGCAACATATGGGTCAGTTGTTGCGACAAATCTAActgttgttgaagaagttgcaacgaCCAAcccatctgttgcaacaagtttgtaatctgttgcaacagatgcgtcagttgttgcaacaagatgtaaatttgttgcaacagatggttcagttgttgcaacatatagGTTAGTTGTTGCGATAAATCTAACTGCTGTTttagaagttgcaacaagttgataatctgttgcaacaagtttggATCCGTTGCTGCATTAGCCGCCTGTTGTaacaaatctttcaattgttgaagaaattgcaacaactaaaccatctgttgcaacatatgtgttagttgttgcaacaagttcataatatgttgcaacaagtgcaCTATCTATGTAAATGTAACGAGTAACTTGTTTAAAAGCTTCATATttagtaaacaataaatatcattgattttcgttgtttacacctaaatatgggtgaatcaagtagttctcatcaaattacacCAACGATCCCTCGATTTGGGAAGTATACGCTTAGTTGATCATATGTCCTGACTCAGAATACCATCAAATTAGCTAGGAACATttagtaaacaataaatatcattggtttttgttgtttacacctaaatatgggtgaatcaagtagttctcatcaaattacaccaacgatcgctcgatttgggaagtatacgcttagttgatcatatgtcctgactcagaataccatcaaattggctatgaacatttagtaaacaataaatatcattggttttcGTTGTTTACAcataaatatgggtgaatcaagtagttctcatcaaattacacTAACGATCGCTCGATTTGGGAAGTATACGCTTAGAATTTCccatcaaatcaatgaaattaccgtctaatccattaaggatgttagtagataaatatattgatcactaaatatcattgaatccctttgtttaacactaaatatCGTTGGTTCCCTACGTTAATAACTAAACATATGTGACTTATATCCTAGTTGTTGCGGCAATTTCATGATATGTTGCGCTAATTACATAATCTCGCAACAATTGCATAACTGCTGCAGTTAGGCCAGTTATaacatgttgcaacaagtacatAATTTGTTGCAAAGAATTGTATAACTGTCGGTTAGCTTGCATAACCTCGTTGCAACAAGTACATGTCTGTTGAAAGAATTGCATAACTGCTGCAAAGAAGCGTACAACCCGTTGCAACAAGTACATAATACTGCCGTCAGTTAACATATAGCCGTTGAACAAGTCATATCACTTGTTGGACGAAACAACTCATTCCATTTGTTGGATGAAACAACTCAAGGACTTTTCGCAACAACTCATTCCATTTGTTGTAAAACTCAAAACACTATAGGAACTTACTGTAACAAGTCATGTCACTTGTTGGAAAACCAAGTTAAGttagttgctgcaacaagttTGATTACT
Above is a genomic segment from Lycium ferocissimum isolate CSIRO_LF1 unplaced genomic scaffold, AGI_CSIRO_Lferr_CH_V1 ctg10752, whole genome shotgun sequence containing:
- the LOC132041564 gene encoding uncharacterized protein LOC132041564 yields the protein MKHLKPTGKTQNLYGFPWAFMAWAFEAIPHLRHQVKEYSEEVTYPRILRWLTARNNTKLSVDLFNPPKEAVVNPWLVPTIRELEMPCLVTFLPKESGSMY